One region of Humidesulfovibrio mexicanus genomic DNA includes:
- a CDS encoding zinc ribbon domain-containing protein, with protein MIPCPACKKKISDAAEACPKCGQPITEQDREAGRAKVKKGQMGCGLALLAVVVLVVIGNLGSTDKKSTEQAATPTAEQEQVVEATTPTLAYTAEAIVERFNQAARKMDFHHKARITKNSSGPAASSMQVKVGKHIGLVIATPNDAPNASGVMLIGVGDGTIQSGAAIIEGMVVLIATLSPELDAAGRGGVLRELGLLGGEKSSDQTSAIRGKVKYSYGFVEGMGTIFGADAI; from the coding sequence ATGATCCCCTGCCCGGCTTGCAAAAAGAAAATTTCGGACGCCGCAGAGGCCTGCCCCAAGTGCGGCCAGCCCATTACCGAGCAGGACCGCGAGGCAGGCCGGGCAAAGGTCAAGAAGGGGCAGATGGGGTGCGGCCTCGCCCTGCTGGCAGTGGTGGTCCTGGTCGTCATCGGCAACTTGGGCAGCACGGACAAAAAGAGTACGGAGCAGGCCGCAACGCCGACAGCCGAGCAAGAGCAGGTGGTAGAGGCCACAACCCCGACATTGGCCTACACTGCAGAAGCTATTGTCGAACGTTTCAATCAGGCAGCTCGAAAGATGGATTTTCACCACAAGGCTCGTATAACGAAGAATTCCAGCGGCCCTGCGGCTTCGTCCATGCAAGTCAAGGTCGGCAAACATATCGGCTTGGTTATCGCCACGCCAAATGATGCGCCCAACGCGTCCGGGGTCATGCTCATTGGCGTGGGGGACGGCACCATCCAGTCGGGTGCGGCCATCATAGAGGGCATGGTGGTGCTTATCGCGACGCTTTCCCCGGAGTTGGACGCCGCTGGCAGGGGCGGCGTGCTCCGCGAACTTGGATTGCTGGGTGGAGAAAAAAGCAGCGATCAAACGAGCGCCATTCGAGGCAAAGTGAAGTACAGCTATGGCTTTGTTGAAGGCATGGGGACCATTTTTGGAGCGGACGCGATTTGA